A stretch of Numenius arquata chromosome 11, bNumArq3.hap1.1, whole genome shotgun sequence DNA encodes these proteins:
- the LOC141470050 gene encoding uncharacterized protein yields the protein MDLVAGGRFGVGKAPPVPHLGSEKLISHAPALVPAERAESAGGSNGSEQLLMGRDGGALRHPAAGAEPRLLAAVSPQNLHLCEGYAGPDGRYHPGFYCPRLSDPAGHRYCCWPGPLALKSCCSRLALETLTGVNVSSLAPPGLLRNPLALPFVGLYGLLVLLLMALDLFHFYRTRRCRLGRLLPRARRPPCGSAGGARPRSRLPPGAPGPEPPGRVC from the exons ATGGACCTGGTGGCTGGTGGCCGCTTCGGTGTGGGGAAGGCACCTCCCGTCCCGCACTTGGGCTCTGAGAAGCTCATTAGCCATGCTCCCGCCCTGGTCCCTGCGGAGCGGGCAGAGAGTGCAGGAGGCTCTAATGGCTCCGAGCAGCTCTTGATGGGCCGCGATGGAG GGGCTCTGCGGCAcccggcggcgggggctgagCCCCGGCTCCTCGCCGCAGTCTCGCCGCAGAACCTGCACCTCTGCGAGGGCTACGCCGGCCCCGACGGACGCTACCACCCTGGCTTCTACTGCCCGCGGCTGAGCGACCCCGCCGGCCACCGCTACTGCTGCTGGCCCGGCCCGCTCGCCCTCAAGTCCTGCTGCTCCCGGCTGGCCCTGGAGACCCTCACCGGGGTGAACGTCTCCAGCCTGGCCCCCCCGGGCCTCCTCCg GAACCCGCTGGCCCTGCCCTTCGTGGGGCTCTACGggctcctcgtcctcctcctcatGGCCCTCGACCTCTTCCACTTCTACCGCACCCGCCGCTGCCGCCTCGGCCGCCTcctgccccgcgcccgccgcccgccctgcgGATCCGCGGGgggggcccggccccgctcccgtcTGCCCCCCGGTGCCCCCGGCCCGGAGCCCCCCGGGCGGGTGTGCtga
- the MAN2A2 gene encoding alpha-mannosidase 2x isoform X1, translating into MKLKKQVTVCGAAIFCVAVFSLYLMLDRVQHDPTRHQSGGNFPRSQISVLQNRIEQLEQLLEENHEIISHIKDSVLELTAHAERQPAVSHQTPNGSWVLPPESRPSFLSVSPQDCQFALGGKGQSPDLQMLAVYSLLPFDNQDGGVWKQGFDITYEPNEWDAEPLQVFVVPHSHNDPGWIKTFDKYYYDQTQHILNSMVLKMQEDPRRRFIWSEISFFSKWWDNISAQKRAAVRRLVGNGQLEMVTGGWVMPDEANSHYFAMIDQLIEGHQWLEKNIGVTPRSGWAVDPFGYSSTMPYLLKRSNLTGMLIQRVHYAIKKHFAATQNLEFMWRQTWDPDASTDIFCHMMPFYSYDVPHTCGPDPKICCQFDFKRLPGGRINCPWKVPPRAITDANVAERAQLLLDQYRKKSKLYRSKVLLVPLGDDFRYDKPQEWDAQFLNYQRIFDFLNSQPNLHVQAQFGTLSDYFDALYKRMGIVPGMKPPGFPVLSGDFFSYADREDHYWTGYYTSRPFYKSLDRVLEAHLRGAEILYSLALAHARHAGAEGRYPLSDYSLLSNARRNLGLFQHHDAITGTAKEAVAVDYGVRLLHSLTNLKRVIINAAHYLVLGDKNAYRHDPAAPFLSTDDTRPSQDSLPERTVVKLDTSPRFLVVFNPLEQERLSLVPVLVDSPHVRVLSEEGQPLPSQLTAHWGSATDMVPDVYQVSVLARLPALGLRVLQLHKSFNGHPPLKSSVRLYLHGRDLPVRKQEAVPVHVLPATADDFCLENQHLRACFSGHSGLLQSIRRAGEEREQRVSSEFLVYGTRTSKDKSGAYLFLPDGEAKPYAPKDPPVVRVTEGALFSEVASYYQHVQTVVRLYNVPGVEGLSLDISCLVDIRDHINKELALRFSTDIESDDTFFTDLNGFQIQPRRYQQKLPLQANFYPMPAMAYIQDTQSRLTLHTAQALGVSSLGSGQLEVILDRRLMQDDNRGLGQGLKDNKRTCNRFRLLLERRATANKSSGFFSKLASVFKALGFPGTRTGSPEVQDGRPISFPSLLSHITSMHLNTEALVMPVAQEKPAPPALRSFMPLSTTLPCDFHILNLRMLQAEDDSLPSAEAALILHRKGFDCSLEAKNLGFNCTTSQGKLALGNLFQGLELGSLQPTSLTLMYPLGTASNSTNIRLDPMEIATFRVRLG; encoded by the exons ATGAAGCTGAAGAAGCAGGTGACAGTGTGTGGAGCTGCCATCTTCTGCGTGGCTGTCTTCTCCCTCTACTTGATGCTGGACAGGGTGCAGCACGACCCCACGCGTCACCAGAGCGGGGGCAACTTCCCCAGG AGCCAGATCTCGGTGCTGCAGAACCGCAttgagcagctggagcagctgctggaggagaaccACGAGATCATCAGCCACATCAAGGACTCGGTGCTGGAGCTGACGGCCCACGCGGAGAGGCAGCCGGCAGTGTCCCACCAGACACCCAATGGCTCCTGGGTGCTGCCCCCTGAGAGTCGCCCGAGCTTCCTCTCCGTCTCCCCACAGGACTGCCAGTTCGCCCTGGGGGGCAAGGGCCAGAGCCCAGACCTACAG ATGCTGGCTGTATACTCCCTGCTGCCCTTTGACAACCAGGATGGCGGGGTGTGGAAGCAGGGCTTTGACATCACCTATGAGCCCAACGAGTGGGACGCTGAGCCCCTGCAGGTGTTTGTGGTGCCACACTCCCACAATGACCCCG GCTGGATCAAGACCTTTGACAAGTACTACTATGACCAGACGCAGCACATCCTCAACAGCATGGTGCTGAAGATGCAGGAGGACCCACGCCGGCGCTTCATCTGGTCCGAGATCTCCTTCTTTTCCAAGTGGTGGGACAACATCAGCGCCCAGAAGCGGGCTGCGGTGCGGAG GCTGGTTGGCAACGGGCAGCTGGAGATGGTGACGGGTGGCTGGGTGATGCCCGATGAGGCCAATTCCCACTACTTTGCCATGATCGACCAGCTGATCGAGGGGCACCAGTGGCTGGAGAAGAACATTG GCGTGACACCCCGGTCAGGCTGGGCCGTCGACCCCTTTGGGTACAGCTCCACCATGCCCTACCTGCTGAAGCGCTCCAACCTGACGGGCATGCTTATCCAGCGCGTGCACTACGCCATCAAGAAGCACTTTGCTGCCACCCAGAACCTGGAGTTCATGTGGAGACAGACATGGG ATCCAGACGCCAGCACTGACATCTTCTGCCACATGATGCCCTTCTACAGCTACGATGTGCCCCACACCTGTGGGCCAGACCCCAAGATCTGCTGCCAGTTCGACTTCAAGCGCCTGCCAGGCGGCCGGATCAACTGCCCATGGAAGGTGCCTCCCCGAGCCATCACCGATGCCAACGTGGCggagcg agcccagctgctgctggaccAGTACCGCAAGAAGTCCAAGCTGTACCGCAGCAAGGTGCTGCTGGTGCCCCTGGGAGATGATTTCCGCTACGACAAGCCGCAGGAGTGGGATGCCCAGTTCCTCAACTATCAGCGCATCTTTGACTTCCTCAACTCCCAGCCCAACCTCCACGTCCAG GCGCAGTTTGGGACGCTCTCTGACTACTTCGATGCCCTGTACAAGAGGATGGGCATTGTGCCAGGGATGAAGCCGCCTGGGTTCCCAGTGCTGAGTGGGGATTTCTTCTCCTACGCGGACCGGGAGGATCACTACTGGACAGGCTACTACACCTCCCGGCCCTTCTACAAGAGCCTGGACCGGGTGCTGGAGGCCCATCTCCG GGGGGCAGAGATCCTGTATAGTCTGGCACTCGCCCACGCCCGCCACGCCGGCGCCGAGGGCCGGTACCCGCTCTCCGACTACTCCCTGCTGAGCAATGCCCGCCGCAACCTGGGCCTCTTCCAGCACCATGACGCCATCACCGGCACCGCCAAGGAGGCTGTGGCAGTCGACTACGGAGTCCG GCTGCTCCACTCCCTCACCAACCTCAAGCGTGTCATCATCAACGCTGCGCATTACCTGGTGCTGGGGGACAAGAACGCCTACCGCCACGACCCCGCTGCACCCTTCCTCAGCACG GATGACACACGCCCCAGCCAGGACTCCCTCCCAGAGAGAACAGTGGTCAAACTGGACACCTCGCCTCG GTTCCTGGTGGTGTTCAACCCACTGGAGCAGGAGCGCCTGAGCCTCGTGCCAGTGCTTGTGGACTCCCCACATGTGCGTGTTCTCTCCGAGGAGGGGCAGCCCCTGCCTTCCCAGCTCACTGCCCACTGGGGCTCCGCCACTGACATGGTGCCCGATGTCTACCAG gtgtctgtccTGGCCCGCTTGCCTGCGCTGGGGCTGcgtgtgctgcagctgcataaGTCCTTCAATGGCCACCCCCCTCTGAAGTCCTCCGTGCGCCTGTACCTGCACGGCCGGGACTTGCCCGTGCGCAAGCAGGAGGCCGTGCCCGTGCACGTCTTGCCGGCCACCGCTGATGACTTCTGCCTGGAGAACCAGCACCTGCGGGCCTGCTTCTCGGGGCACTCAGGCCTGCTGCAG AGCATCCGCCGAGCCGGGGAGGAGCGGGAGCAGAGGGTGAGCAGTGAGTTCCTCGTCTATGGCACCAGGACTTCCAAGGACAAAAGCGGAGCCTATCTCTTTCTGCCCGACGGCGAGGCCAAG CCCTATGCCCCCAAGGACCCCCCAGTAGTGCGTGTGACGGAGGGAGCCCTCTTCTCGGAGGTTGCCAGCTACTACCAGCATGTCCAGACTGTGGTGCGGCTTTACAATGTGCCAG GGGTGGAGGGCCTGTCCCTGGACATATCTTGCTTGGTGGACATCCGTGACCACATCAACAAGGAGCTGGCCTTGCGCTTCAGCACAGACATCGAGAGTGATGACACCTTCTTCACAGACCTCAATGGTTTCCAG ATCCAGCCCCGCAGGTACCAACAGAAGCTGCCGCTGCAGGCCAACTTCTACCCCATGCCTGCCATGGCCTACATCCAGGACACGCAGAGCCGTCTGACCCTGCACACAGCCCAGGCCCTGGGGGTCTCCAGCCTCGGCAGTG GTCAGCTGGAGGTGATCCTGGACCGGCGCCTCATGCAGGATGACAACCGGGGCCTGGGCCAAGGGCTGAAGGACAACAAGCGGACCTGCAACCGGTTCCGGCTCCTCCTGGAGCGCCGTGCCACTGCCAACAAG AGCTCCGGCTTCTTTTCCAAACTGGCCTCCGTGTTTAAAGCCTTGGGCTTCCCCGGCACCAGGACTGGCAGCCCAGAG GTGCAGGACGGCCGCCCCatcagcttcccctcccttctgaGCCACATCACCTCCATGCACCTCAACACCGAAGCCCTGGTCATGCCCGTGGCCCAGGAGAAGCCGGCCCCACCAGCCCTGCGTTCCTTCATGCCCCTTTCCACCACCCTCCCCTGCGACTTCCACATCCTTAACCTGCGgatgctgcaggcagag GATGACTCGCTTCCCTCTGCCGAGGCAGCCCTGATCCTACACCGCAAAGGCTTTGACTGCAGCCTGGAGGCCAAGAACCTGGGCTTTAACTGCACCACCAGCCAGGGCAAG ctggccctgggcaacctgttccaggggcTGGAGCTTGGCTCCCTGCAGCCCACCTCGCTGACCTTGATGTACCCACTGGGCACGGCCTCCAACAGCACCAACATCCGCCTGGATCCCATGGAAATCGCCACTTTCCGCGTCCGCCTGGGGTAG
- the MAN2A2 gene encoding alpha-mannosidase 2x isoform X2, translating to MKLKKQVTVCGAAIFCVAVFSLYLMLDRVQHDPTRHQSGGNFPRSQISVLQNRIEQLEQLLEENHEIISHIKDSVLELTAHAERQPAVSHQTPNGSWVLPPESRPSFLSVSPQDCQFALGGKGQSPDLQMLAVYSLLPFDNQDGGVWKQGFDITYEPNEWDAEPLQVFVVPHSHNDPGWIKTFDKYYYDQTQHILNSMVLKMQEDPRRRFIWSEISFFSKWWDNISAQKRAAVRRLVGNGQLEMVTGGWVMPDEANSHYFAMIDQLIEGHQWLEKNIGVTPRSGWAVDPFGYSSTMPYLLKRSNLTGMLIQRVHYAIKKHFAATQNLEFMWRQTWDPDASTDIFCHMMPFYSYDVPHTCGPDPKICCQFDFKRLPGGRINCPWKVPPRAITDANVAERAQLLLDQYRKKSKLYRSKVLLVPLGDDFRYDKPQEWDAQFLNYQRIFDFLNSQPNLHVQAQFGTLSDYFDALYKRMGIVPGMKPPGFPVLSGDFFSYADREDHYWTGYYTSRPFYKSLDRVLEAHLRGAEILYSLALAHARHAGAEGRYPLSDYSLLSNARRNLGLFQHHDAITGTAKEAVAVDYGVRLLHSLTNLKRVIINAAHYLVLGDKNAYRHDPAAPFLSTDDTRPSQDSLPERTVVKLDTSPRFLVVFNPLEQERLSLVPVLVDSPHVRVLSEEGQPLPSQLTAHWGSATDMVPDVYQVSVLARLPALGLRVLQLHKSFNGHPPLKSSVRLYLHGRDLPVRKQEAVPVHVLPATADDFCLENQHLRACFSGHSGLLQSIRRAGEEREQRVSSEFLVYGTRTSKDKSGAYLFLPDGEAKPYAPKDPPVVRVTEGALFSEVASYYQHVQTVVRLYNVPGVEGLSLDISCLVDIRDHINKELALRFSTDIESDDTFFTDLNGFQIQPRRYQQKLPLQANFYPMPAMAYIQDTQSRLTLHTAQALGVSSLGSGQLEVILDRRLMQDDNRGLGQGLKDNKRTCNRFRLLLERRATANKVQDGRPISFPSLLSHITSMHLNTEALVMPVAQEKPAPPALRSFMPLSTTLPCDFHILNLRMLQAEDDSLPSAEAALILHRKGFDCSLEAKNLGFNCTTSQGKLALGNLFQGLELGSLQPTSLTLMYPLGTASNSTNIRLDPMEIATFRVRLG from the exons ATGAAGCTGAAGAAGCAGGTGACAGTGTGTGGAGCTGCCATCTTCTGCGTGGCTGTCTTCTCCCTCTACTTGATGCTGGACAGGGTGCAGCACGACCCCACGCGTCACCAGAGCGGGGGCAACTTCCCCAGG AGCCAGATCTCGGTGCTGCAGAACCGCAttgagcagctggagcagctgctggaggagaaccACGAGATCATCAGCCACATCAAGGACTCGGTGCTGGAGCTGACGGCCCACGCGGAGAGGCAGCCGGCAGTGTCCCACCAGACACCCAATGGCTCCTGGGTGCTGCCCCCTGAGAGTCGCCCGAGCTTCCTCTCCGTCTCCCCACAGGACTGCCAGTTCGCCCTGGGGGGCAAGGGCCAGAGCCCAGACCTACAG ATGCTGGCTGTATACTCCCTGCTGCCCTTTGACAACCAGGATGGCGGGGTGTGGAAGCAGGGCTTTGACATCACCTATGAGCCCAACGAGTGGGACGCTGAGCCCCTGCAGGTGTTTGTGGTGCCACACTCCCACAATGACCCCG GCTGGATCAAGACCTTTGACAAGTACTACTATGACCAGACGCAGCACATCCTCAACAGCATGGTGCTGAAGATGCAGGAGGACCCACGCCGGCGCTTCATCTGGTCCGAGATCTCCTTCTTTTCCAAGTGGTGGGACAACATCAGCGCCCAGAAGCGGGCTGCGGTGCGGAG GCTGGTTGGCAACGGGCAGCTGGAGATGGTGACGGGTGGCTGGGTGATGCCCGATGAGGCCAATTCCCACTACTTTGCCATGATCGACCAGCTGATCGAGGGGCACCAGTGGCTGGAGAAGAACATTG GCGTGACACCCCGGTCAGGCTGGGCCGTCGACCCCTTTGGGTACAGCTCCACCATGCCCTACCTGCTGAAGCGCTCCAACCTGACGGGCATGCTTATCCAGCGCGTGCACTACGCCATCAAGAAGCACTTTGCTGCCACCCAGAACCTGGAGTTCATGTGGAGACAGACATGGG ATCCAGACGCCAGCACTGACATCTTCTGCCACATGATGCCCTTCTACAGCTACGATGTGCCCCACACCTGTGGGCCAGACCCCAAGATCTGCTGCCAGTTCGACTTCAAGCGCCTGCCAGGCGGCCGGATCAACTGCCCATGGAAGGTGCCTCCCCGAGCCATCACCGATGCCAACGTGGCggagcg agcccagctgctgctggaccAGTACCGCAAGAAGTCCAAGCTGTACCGCAGCAAGGTGCTGCTGGTGCCCCTGGGAGATGATTTCCGCTACGACAAGCCGCAGGAGTGGGATGCCCAGTTCCTCAACTATCAGCGCATCTTTGACTTCCTCAACTCCCAGCCCAACCTCCACGTCCAG GCGCAGTTTGGGACGCTCTCTGACTACTTCGATGCCCTGTACAAGAGGATGGGCATTGTGCCAGGGATGAAGCCGCCTGGGTTCCCAGTGCTGAGTGGGGATTTCTTCTCCTACGCGGACCGGGAGGATCACTACTGGACAGGCTACTACACCTCCCGGCCCTTCTACAAGAGCCTGGACCGGGTGCTGGAGGCCCATCTCCG GGGGGCAGAGATCCTGTATAGTCTGGCACTCGCCCACGCCCGCCACGCCGGCGCCGAGGGCCGGTACCCGCTCTCCGACTACTCCCTGCTGAGCAATGCCCGCCGCAACCTGGGCCTCTTCCAGCACCATGACGCCATCACCGGCACCGCCAAGGAGGCTGTGGCAGTCGACTACGGAGTCCG GCTGCTCCACTCCCTCACCAACCTCAAGCGTGTCATCATCAACGCTGCGCATTACCTGGTGCTGGGGGACAAGAACGCCTACCGCCACGACCCCGCTGCACCCTTCCTCAGCACG GATGACACACGCCCCAGCCAGGACTCCCTCCCAGAGAGAACAGTGGTCAAACTGGACACCTCGCCTCG GTTCCTGGTGGTGTTCAACCCACTGGAGCAGGAGCGCCTGAGCCTCGTGCCAGTGCTTGTGGACTCCCCACATGTGCGTGTTCTCTCCGAGGAGGGGCAGCCCCTGCCTTCCCAGCTCACTGCCCACTGGGGCTCCGCCACTGACATGGTGCCCGATGTCTACCAG gtgtctgtccTGGCCCGCTTGCCTGCGCTGGGGCTGcgtgtgctgcagctgcataaGTCCTTCAATGGCCACCCCCCTCTGAAGTCCTCCGTGCGCCTGTACCTGCACGGCCGGGACTTGCCCGTGCGCAAGCAGGAGGCCGTGCCCGTGCACGTCTTGCCGGCCACCGCTGATGACTTCTGCCTGGAGAACCAGCACCTGCGGGCCTGCTTCTCGGGGCACTCAGGCCTGCTGCAG AGCATCCGCCGAGCCGGGGAGGAGCGGGAGCAGAGGGTGAGCAGTGAGTTCCTCGTCTATGGCACCAGGACTTCCAAGGACAAAAGCGGAGCCTATCTCTTTCTGCCCGACGGCGAGGCCAAG CCCTATGCCCCCAAGGACCCCCCAGTAGTGCGTGTGACGGAGGGAGCCCTCTTCTCGGAGGTTGCCAGCTACTACCAGCATGTCCAGACTGTGGTGCGGCTTTACAATGTGCCAG GGGTGGAGGGCCTGTCCCTGGACATATCTTGCTTGGTGGACATCCGTGACCACATCAACAAGGAGCTGGCCTTGCGCTTCAGCACAGACATCGAGAGTGATGACACCTTCTTCACAGACCTCAATGGTTTCCAG ATCCAGCCCCGCAGGTACCAACAGAAGCTGCCGCTGCAGGCCAACTTCTACCCCATGCCTGCCATGGCCTACATCCAGGACACGCAGAGCCGTCTGACCCTGCACACAGCCCAGGCCCTGGGGGTCTCCAGCCTCGGCAGTG GTCAGCTGGAGGTGATCCTGGACCGGCGCCTCATGCAGGATGACAACCGGGGCCTGGGCCAAGGGCTGAAGGACAACAAGCGGACCTGCAACCGGTTCCGGCTCCTCCTGGAGCGCCGTGCCACTGCCAACAAG GTGCAGGACGGCCGCCCCatcagcttcccctcccttctgaGCCACATCACCTCCATGCACCTCAACACCGAAGCCCTGGTCATGCCCGTGGCCCAGGAGAAGCCGGCCCCACCAGCCCTGCGTTCCTTCATGCCCCTTTCCACCACCCTCCCCTGCGACTTCCACATCCTTAACCTGCGgatgctgcaggcagag GATGACTCGCTTCCCTCTGCCGAGGCAGCCCTGATCCTACACCGCAAAGGCTTTGACTGCAGCCTGGAGGCCAAGAACCTGGGCTTTAACTGCACCACCAGCCAGGGCAAG ctggccctgggcaacctgttccaggggcTGGAGCTTGGCTCCCTGCAGCCCACCTCGCTGACCTTGATGTACCCACTGGGCACGGCCTCCAACAGCACCAACATCCGCCTGGATCCCATGGAAATCGCCACTTTCCGCGTCCGCCTGGGGTAG